One window of the Chryseobacterium sp. CY350 genome contains the following:
- the gcvP gene encoding aminomethyl-transferring glycine dehydrogenase, whose translation MNTEQFVSRHISLNEADKQAMLEKMGVSSIEELISQTIPSSIRLENDLNISEPLSEYEMLNHSKELASKNTDFTSYIGFGYHNTLLPSAIQRNIFENPSWYTAYTPYQAEIAQGRLEALLNYQTVVCDLTGFALANASLLDESTAAAEAMHMFFNNRTKDQKKAGANRFFISDLVLPQTVSVLKTKAEGLEIEIVEGDHKTHQFDESYYGVLLQYPGKNGIVLDYTEDIVEYKKLDLQVVVACDPMALVKLKSPASMGADCAVGTSQRFGIPLGYGGPHAAFFSCKEDYKRDIPGRIIGVSQDMYGKRALRMALQTREQHIKRERATSNICTAQVLLAVMAGMYAVYHGPKGLNYIADQIHFKANALKGGLKALGYQTVEEPIFDTVKIEMAEDEKARLMRMMLDHKLNLNYFTEGVISIAINESTTLEKLNVLMASFAQFKDKQTFKLEIKEGYSIPEENLRKDEILTEEVFNKYHTETELMRYIKRLERKDLSLTHSMISLGSCTMKLNAATQMLPLSWDNWGAVHPFVPVNQAAGYQEMIKELEKDLSEITGFAGTSLQPNSGAQGEYAGLMVIREYHISRGEGHRNVVLIPQSAHGTNPASAAMAGMKIVVVKNLESGEIDFEDFKAKAEANSENLSAVMITYPSTYGFFDANIKEITQLVHDHGGQVYMDGANMNAQVGYTSPGNIGADVCHLNLHKTFAIPHGGGGPGVGPICVAKHLVPFLPTNANIKVGSPSAIEGISAAPYGSGLILNISYAYIKMLGTSGLKKATEHAILNANYLKEILAEHFPILYSNTEGRVAHECIVDFRQFKSLGIEVADVAKRLMDYGFHAPTVSFPVAGTLMIEPTESESKSEIDRFAEALIAIKHEIDEIANGEADQANNVLKNAPHTEQLVVSDSWDKPYSREKAAYPLDWVREHKFFATVARVDEAYGDRNLVCTCEPIEAYM comes from the coding sequence ATGAATACAGAGCAGTTTGTGAGCCGTCACATTTCCTTAAACGAAGCCGATAAGCAGGCAATGTTGGAAAAAATGGGCGTTTCAAGTATCGAAGAATTGATTTCTCAAACCATTCCATCATCTATCCGTTTAGAAAATGATCTGAACATTTCAGAACCTCTTTCAGAATACGAAATGCTGAATCATTCAAAAGAATTGGCATCGAAGAACACTGATTTTACAAGCTATATCGGTTTTGGATATCACAACACCCTTTTGCCATCGGCGATTCAGAGAAATATCTTTGAAAACCCAAGCTGGTACACAGCGTACACGCCTTATCAGGCAGAGATCGCTCAGGGAAGATTAGAAGCGTTGCTTAATTATCAAACTGTTGTGTGCGATTTGACAGGTTTTGCTTTGGCAAACGCATCTTTGCTGGATGAATCTACAGCAGCTGCAGAAGCAATGCACATGTTTTTCAACAACAGAACGAAAGATCAGAAAAAAGCGGGAGCAAACAGGTTCTTTATCTCTGATTTAGTTTTGCCTCAAACCGTTTCTGTTTTAAAAACAAAAGCTGAAGGTTTAGAAATTGAAATCGTTGAAGGTGATCATAAAACACACCAGTTTGACGAATCTTACTATGGAGTGTTATTGCAATATCCAGGTAAAAACGGAATCGTTTTAGACTATACTGAAGATATCGTTGAATATAAGAAATTAGACTTACAGGTTGTTGTAGCTTGTGATCCTATGGCTTTGGTTAAATTGAAATCTCCTGCATCAATGGGCGCTGATTGTGCGGTTGGTACTTCACAGAGATTTGGTATTCCATTAGGTTATGGTGGTCCTCACGCAGCATTTTTCTCTTGTAAGGAGGATTATAAAAGAGATATTCCTGGAAGAATCATCGGGGTTTCTCAGGATATGTACGGAAAACGTGCATTGAGAATGGCTTTGCAAACGAGAGAGCAACACATTAAAAGAGAAAGAGCGACTTCAAACATTTGTACTGCTCAGGTTCTTTTAGCGGTGATGGCAGGAATGTACGCCGTTTATCACGGTCCGAAAGGATTAAACTATATCGCTGACCAAATTCACTTTAAAGCAAATGCTTTGAAAGGCGGTTTGAAAGCCTTAGGTTACCAAACTGTTGAAGAACCAATCTTCGACACGGTAAAAATCGAGATGGCTGAAGATGAGAAAGCGAGATTGATGAGAATGATGCTTGATCACAAGCTAAATCTAAACTATTTCACAGAAGGAGTAATCAGCATTGCGATCAACGAAAGTACAACGCTGGAAAAACTGAATGTTTTGATGGCTTCTTTCGCTCAGTTTAAAGACAAGCAGACTTTTAAATTAGAAATAAAAGAAGGATACAGCATTCCTGAAGAAAATCTTAGAAAAGATGAGATTCTGACGGAAGAAGTATTCAACAAATACCATACAGAGACAGAATTGATGCGTTACATCAAACGTCTTGAAAGAAAAGATTTGTCATTAACCCATTCGATGATTTCTTTGGGTTCTTGTACAATGAAGCTGAATGCTGCGACTCAAATGTTACCACTTTCTTGGGATAATTGGGGAGCTGTTCATCCATTCGTACCGGTAAATCAGGCAGCAGGTTATCAGGAAATGATCAAAGAATTAGAAAAAGATCTTTCTGAAATCACAGGTTTTGCAGGAACTTCACTTCAGCCAAACTCTGGAGCTCAGGGAGAATATGCAGGTTTGATGGTGATCAGAGAGTATCACATCTCAAGAGGCGAAGGTCACAGAAATGTGGTGTTGATTCCTCAGTCTGCACACGGAACAAACCCTGCTTCTGCAGCAATGGCGGGAATGAAAATTGTTGTCGTTAAAAATCTTGAAAGCGGAGAAATTGATTTCGAAGATTTCAAAGCTAAAGCAGAAGCTAATTCTGAGAATTTATCTGCTGTAATGATCACGTATCCTTCAACTTACGGATTCTTTGATGCCAACATTAAAGAAATTACTCAATTGGTTCACGATCACGGCGGACAGGTTTATATGGACGGTGCCAACATGAATGCTCAGGTAGGATATACCAGTCCTGGAAACATCGGAGCAGACGTTTGTCACCTAAATCTTCACAAAACTTTCGCAATTCCTCACGGAGGTGGAGGTCCTGGAGTTGGCCCAATCTGTGTTGCGAAACATTTGGTTCCTTTCCTGCCAACAAATGCAAACATTAAAGTTGGTTCTCCAAGCGCTATTGAAGGAATTTCTGCTGCGCCTTACGGTTCCGGATTGATCTTAAATATTTCTTATGCTTACATCAAAATGTTGGGAACTTCAGGTTTGAAAAAAGCAACTGAGCACGCGATTTTAAATGCTAACTATTTAAAAGAAATCTTAGCTGAGCATTTCCCTATTTTATATTCGAATACTGAAGGTAGAGTAGCGCACGAGTGTATCGTAGATTTCCGTCAGTTCAAATCTTTAGGAATTGAAGTGGCTGATGTTGCGAAAAGACTGATGGATTACGGTTTCCACGCACCAACGGTTTCTTTCCCGGTTGCTGGAACATTGATGATTGAACCCACAGAATCTGAAAGCAAATCTGAAATCGACCGTTTTGCAGAAGCTCTTATCGCTATCAAACATGAAATCGATGAGATTGCTAATGGCGAAGCTGATCAGGCAAACAACGTATTAAAAAATGCTCCTCACACCGAGCAATTGGTCGTTTCTGATTCTTGGGACAAACCATACAGCAGAGAGAAAGCAGCTTATCCTTTGGATTGGGTAAGAGAGCATAAGTTCTTTGCAACTGTTGCAAGAGTTGATGAAGCTTACGGAGACAGAAACTTGGTTTGTACTTGCGAGCCGATTGAAGCTTATATGTAG
- a CDS encoding J domain-containing protein has protein sequence MKDYYYFLGISRDASDEDIKKSYRKLSLKYHPDKNENDDFFAERFKEIQEAYETLSDKGRRITYDQNLESLQKSFRYTVPPSIKTFSANKIHAKKGEEIIITWQTQNADVVKVLPFGLEKAYGERTFKITEFKNGKFQLLLHATNSLLHKTVVHGITITEVFESDGEKFRDRAEELFKSQPRTAINPKGKPKIFRLIFGLLILALAIYFLISSLN, from the coding sequence ATGAAAGACTACTACTATTTTCTCGGGATTTCTCGTGATGCTTCGGATGAAGACATCAAAAAATCCTACAGAAAACTTTCATTAAAATACCATCCCGATAAGAACGAAAACGACGACTTTTTTGCAGAGCGTTTCAAAGAAATTCAAGAGGCGTACGAAACTTTAAGCGATAAAGGAAGAAGAATTACCTATGATCAGAATTTAGAAAGTCTGCAGAAAAGTTTTAGATATACCGTTCCACCTTCGATTAAAACTTTTTCGGCGAATAAAATTCATGCGAAAAAAGGAGAGGAGATTATCATTACTTGGCAAACTCAAAATGCTGATGTAGTCAAAGTTTTACCTTTTGGATTAGAAAAAGCCTACGGTGAGAGAACTTTTAAAATAACAGAATTTAAAAACGGAAAATTTCAGTTATTGCTGCATGCGACCAATTCACTTTTGCACAAAACCGTCGTTCACGGAATTACGATAACCGAAGTTTTTGAATCCGATGGAGAAAAATTCAGAGATCGGGCTGAAGAACTCTTTAAATCACAACCAAGAACTGCAATAAATCCTAAAGGTAAGCCAAAAATTTTCAGATTAATTTTTGGATTATTGATTTTAGCTTTAGCAATTTATTTTTTAATCAGCAGTCTAAACTAA
- a CDS encoding RNA polymerase sigma factor: MEIAEKITMPQKEKENIISQTVSNYGGKLMSFIRPKVKNTEDAEDILQEVWYQFSSLTNLSEIVNVGGWLYRVTSNKIIDKYRKKKTENLEDFVYEDEDGSFSIKDILLLDDSAGPDVKMFQDEIWKKLFEALEELPEKQKLVYMENELNDKTLQEIADEQGENIKTIISRKNYAVKHLRNRLRQLYEDLNN, encoded by the coding sequence ATGGAGATTGCCGAGAAAATAACAATGCCACAGAAGGAAAAAGAAAACATTATTTCGCAAACCGTATCAAATTACGGTGGAAAACTGATGTCTTTTATTCGCCCGAAAGTGAAAAATACCGAAGATGCGGAAGATATTCTGCAGGAAGTCTGGTATCAGTTTAGCAGTTTGACCAATCTTTCGGAAATTGTAAATGTCGGTGGATGGTTGTACCGCGTTACCTCAAACAAAATCATCGATAAATACCGAAAAAAGAAAACTGAAAACCTTGAAGATTTTGTCTACGAAGATGAAGACGGATCGTTTTCGATAAAAGATATTCTGTTGCTGGACGACAGCGCCGGACCAGATGTGAAAATGTTTCAGGATGAGATTTGGAAAAAACTGTTTGAAGCCTTAGAAGAACTTCCGGAAAAACAGAAACTGGTGTACATGGAAAATGAACTCAATGATAAAACTCTGCAGGAGATCGCTGATGAACAGGGAGAAAATATCAAAACCATTATCAGTAGAAAAAATTATGCAGTGAAGCATTTGAGGAACAGACTAAGACAATTGTACGAAGATTTAAATAATTAG
- a CDS encoding S9 family peptidase, translating to MTINTKIFATAQVVISAIMMNAQTSTTKLPGDPTLVSSKATLEKLITYDKGNFKYKVEDYFARPKASQFKISPDGKYLSYKEKDKDSKNHVYVKDLATGKATKALVEKEDLIRSYGWLNKKRLFYTQDKSGNENLHLYAADIDGKNLKDLTPFDGVTIGLVQIIKDTDYVVVTMNKNNKQIFEPFKINFVTGEMTQLFENKDPKNPIDGYLFDKEGNLRGYTILENGLTTKTYYKNLQSGNFDLIKSTDWKDTFSIMRFNDNSKNKDEAYVVTNLDSDKSRIVLYDLKKNAVIKEVYSNPTFDVNSVSVAGKNRNYELDYISYNGIKNEDIPVSEFYKEVDSQLKSEFGDKQFYVVSSDDRDSKLLVVVDSDKLYGKYYEYDVKSKKLKLLVDLMPQLKEEDMAEMRPIEFKSRDGLTIHGYITLPKAAVDGQKVPLIVNPHGGPQGIRDDWGFNPETQLFASRGYATLQVNFRISGGYGKEFQNSGYKQIGRKAMDDVEDGVKYAISQGWVDKDKIAIYGGSHGGYATLMGLIKTPDLYSCGVDYVGVSNIFTFFDSFPEYWKPYKEMVKQIWYDLDNPEEAKIAKEVSPVFQIDKIKKPLFVVQGANDPRVNINESDQIVKALRSKGFEVPYMVKYDEGHGFGKEPNRLELYKYMLGFFAENFNK from the coding sequence ATGACTATTAACACTAAAATTTTTGCGACCGCTCAGGTTGTCATTTCAGCCATAATGATGAATGCACAGACTTCCACAACAAAATTACCCGGCGACCCAACTTTGGTTTCCTCAAAAGCTACTTTGGAAAAATTAATCACCTATGATAAAGGGAACTTTAAATATAAGGTTGAGGATTATTTTGCAAGACCAAAGGCTTCTCAGTTTAAAATCTCGCCAGACGGGAAATATTTGTCTTATAAAGAAAAGGATAAGGACAGTAAAAATCATGTCTATGTAAAAGATCTTGCGACGGGAAAAGCCACCAAAGCACTTGTTGAAAAAGAAGATCTGATCAGAAGCTACGGCTGGTTAAATAAAAAACGTCTTTTTTATACTCAGGATAAGAGTGGAAATGAAAATCTTCACTTATACGCAGCAGATATTGATGGTAAAAATCTTAAAGATCTTACCCCTTTCGATGGTGTAACGATTGGTTTAGTTCAGATCATAAAAGACACTGACTATGTGGTTGTCACCATGAATAAAAATAACAAACAGATTTTTGAGCCTTTCAAAATAAATTTTGTTACGGGTGAAATGACTCAGCTTTTTGAAAATAAAGATCCTAAAAATCCTATTGACGGTTATCTTTTCGATAAAGAAGGAAATTTGAGAGGCTATACGATTTTAGAAAACGGTTTAACAACTAAAACGTATTATAAGAATCTGCAATCAGGAAATTTTGATCTGATAAAATCGACAGACTGGAAAGATACATTCAGCATCATGAGGTTTAATGATAATTCAAAAAATAAAGATGAGGCGTATGTTGTTACGAATCTGGATAGTGACAAATCGAGAATTGTTTTGTATGATTTAAAGAAAAATGCTGTCATTAAAGAGGTTTATTCAAATCCAACCTTTGATGTGAACTCTGTAAGCGTGGCTGGTAAAAACAGAAATTATGAACTGGATTATATCAGCTATAACGGTATTAAGAATGAAGATATTCCTGTAAGTGAATTTTATAAAGAAGTTGATAGTCAGTTAAAATCTGAATTTGGTGACAAACAGTTTTATGTGGTTTCTTCTGATGATCGCGATTCTAAGCTTCTCGTGGTTGTAGACAGTGATAAATTATACGGGAAATATTACGAGTATGATGTAAAATCTAAAAAATTAAAACTTCTTGTCGATCTTATGCCTCAGTTGAAAGAAGAGGATATGGCAGAAATGAGACCTATCGAATTCAAAAGCAGAGATGGCCTTACAATTCATGGATATATTACATTGCCAAAGGCAGCTGTTGATGGTCAAAAAGTTCCTTTGATAGTAAATCCTCACGGTGGTCCGCAAGGAATCAGAGATGATTGGGGATTTAATCCTGAGACCCAATTGTTTGCAAGTCGTGGATATGCAACATTGCAGGTCAACTTCAGGATTTCTGGTGGTTATGGAAAAGAATTTCAAAATTCTGGCTACAAACAGATCGGAAGAAAAGCAATGGATGATGTGGAAGACGGAGTTAAATATGCCATCTCACAAGGTTGGGTCGATAAGGATAAAATTGCCATTTATGGCGGAAGTCACGGTGGATACGCTACTTTGATGGGATTGATCAAAACTCCGGATTTGTATTCTTGTGGTGTTGATTACGTTGGCGTTTCTAATATCTTCACATTCTTCGATTCCTTTCCTGAATACTGGAAACCGTACAAAGAAATGGTAAAGCAAATTTGGTATGATTTAGACAATCCTGAGGAAGCGAAAATTGCGAAAGAAGTTTCACCCGTTTTTCAGATTGATAAAATTAAAAAGCCATTGTTCGTGGTTCAGGGAGCAAACGATCCGAGAGTGAATATTAATGAATCTGATCAAATTGTAAAAGCATTGAGAAGTAAAGGCTTTGAAGTTCCTTACATGGTAAAATACGATGAAGGACACGGATTCGGAAAAGAACCTAACAGACTTGAGTTGTATAAATATATGCTAGGTTTCTTCGCAGAAAATTTTAATAAATAA
- a CDS encoding DoxX family protein, protein MKLLIILFATFILALLGTKIVEGSWDLLFAGNLGMTVFIIFTGLAHFKFQKGMALMIPDFIPAKLFWVYFTGILEIVAGIGLMISAIREITAISLIVFFVLVFFANINSSQKNVNIFKGDYTGPGMSYLYQQRIPMQVILIAWTWYFGIYLN, encoded by the coding sequence ATGAAACTGTTAATCATCCTTTTTGCCACATTTATTTTGGCTTTGCTTGGAACTAAAATCGTTGAAGGAAGTTGGGATCTTTTGTTTGCCGGCAATTTAGGAATGACCGTGTTCATCATTTTCACAGGTCTCGCTCATTTTAAATTTCAAAAAGGAATGGCTTTAATGATTCCTGATTTTATTCCTGCTAAATTATTCTGGGTTTATTTCACCGGGATTTTAGAAATTGTGGCAGGAATTGGATTAATGATTTCTGCAATTCGTGAGATTACCGCAATTTCACTCATTGTTTTTTTTGTTTTGGTATTTTTCGCAAATATCAATTCATCGCAAAAGAATGTCAATATTTTTAAAGGAGACTATACTGGTCCCGGAATGTCTTATTTATATCAACAGAGAATCCCGATGCAGGTTATATTAATTGCATGGACTTGGTATTTTGGAATTTACTTAAATTAA
- a CDS encoding SRPBCC family protein, producing METLSYEIIINAPKQRVWDVLWGENTYSEWTQFFGSGSQMKTDWKVGGKTYFVNHEGAGMVSTIDNIEEPDQIIFKHLGMIDKDGIEDTESMEVKQWSGCFEKYILIDYDGQTKLHAEVQTEKDWEEHMNTGFTKGLEVVKNLAEAI from the coding sequence ATGGAAACTTTATCTTACGAAATTATCATAAACGCCCCAAAACAGAGAGTGTGGGATGTACTTTGGGGAGAAAATACTTACAGCGAATGGACGCAATTTTTCGGATCTGGTTCGCAGATGAAAACCGACTGGAAAGTAGGTGGCAAAACCTATTTTGTAAATCATGAGGGTGCAGGAATGGTCTCTACCATCGACAATATTGAAGAACCTGATCAGATTATTTTTAAACATCTTGGTATGATAGATAAAGACGGCATAGAAGATACGGAAAGCATGGAAGTAAAACAGTGGAGCGGCTGTTTTGAAAAATATATTCTTATCGATTATGATGGCCAAACAAAACTGCATGCAGAAGTGCAAACCGAAAAAGACTGGGAAGAGCATATGAATACAGGTTTTACAAAAGGTCTTGAAGTTGTGAAAAATCTTGCCGAGGCTATTTAA
- a CDS encoding SRPBCC domain-containing protein gives METLEYNIEIDATPEKVWSVLWDDLSYRQWTSAFTEGSFYMGTWDEGSIMKFFDPNNHGMYSKVLKNEPNKEMTFIHLGEIFDGVEVPQDWGDATESYILQETETGTKLTARINASEEFKGFFEDKFPAALQNVKNLSQNQL, from the coding sequence ATGGAAACTTTAGAATACAATATCGAAATTGATGCAACTCCCGAAAAAGTCTGGAGTGTACTCTGGGACGATTTAAGCTACAGACAGTGGACTTCCGCATTCACCGAAGGATCGTTTTATATGGGAACCTGGGATGAAGGAAGTATCATGAAATTTTTTGATCCCAATAACCACGGGATGTACAGCAAAGTTTTAAAAAATGAACCCAACAAAGAAATGACATTTATTCATTTGGGTGAAATTTTTGATGGAGTAGAGGTGCCGCAAGATTGGGGCGATGCCACAGAATCTTACATTTTGCAAGAAACTGAAACAGGAACCAAGCTGACTGCCAGAATTAATGCTTCCGAAGAGTTTAAAGGATTTTTCGAAGATAAATTTCCTGCAGCTCTTCAGAATGTTAAAAATTTATCGCAAAATCAATTGTAA
- a CDS encoding SDR family oxidoreductase, giving the protein MKTQNKSKSISKVPQDGLYPEIIRKNYIGSKKLFGKKAIISGGDSGIGQAVAVHFAREGADVIIIYKESDNDAKETLKLVEKEGQKCILMKGDISKKTFRNKCLEKIKKEWKGVDILVNNAGIQFPKSDFEKISDEQIAETFDVNIISMISFTRDIIKVMNKNGRILCTTSVTAYRGSNHLIDYSSTKGAIATFIRSLAVNLAEKKILVNGIAPGPIWTPLVKETFEDIASFGKDTPLKRAGQPSEVAPAYVFLASEDSSFITGEIIHINGGDFVGG; this is encoded by the coding sequence ATGAAAACACAGAACAAGTCAAAGTCGATCTCAAAAGTACCTCAGGACGGACTTTATCCTGAAATTATCAGAAAAAATTACATCGGCAGCAAAAAACTTTTTGGAAAAAAAGCAATTATTTCCGGAGGCGACAGCGGAATCGGTCAGGCAGTAGCTGTTCATTTTGCTCGCGAAGGAGCAGATGTCATCATTATCTATAAAGAAAGTGATAACGATGCAAAAGAAACGTTGAAACTTGTTGAAAAAGAAGGTCAGAAATGTATCTTGATGAAGGGAGATATTTCAAAGAAGACTTTCAGAAACAAATGTCTTGAGAAAATTAAGAAAGAGTGGAAGGGCGTAGATATTTTGGTCAATAATGCCGGAATTCAGTTTCCTAAAAGTGATTTCGAAAAAATTTCTGATGAGCAAATAGCAGAAACTTTCGATGTGAACATTATTTCAATGATTTCATTTACCAGAGATATTATAAAGGTAATGAACAAAAACGGAAGGATATTATGTACAACTTCGGTTACAGCATATCGTGGCAGCAACCATTTGATAGATTATTCATCTACGAAAGGCGCAATTGCTACATTTATCAGATCTTTGGCCGTCAATCTTGCAGAGAAAAAGATACTGGTTAACGGTATTGCACCGGGACCGATCTGGACTCCGCTTGTGAAAGAAACCTTTGAAGACATCGCTTCTTTCGGAAAAGATACTCCTCTTAAAAGAGCTGGTCAGCCTTCGGAAGTTGCTCCCGCTTATGTTTTTCTTGCTTCGGAAGATTCAAGTTTTATTACCGGCGAAATTATTCATATCAACGGAGGAGATTTTGTTGGAGGTTAA
- a CDS encoding VOC family protein, with product MNNNIFPCLWYNGDGKESAEFYCKIFSGTITSDTPMVLNIELFGQKLMLLNGGPQFEKNASVSFMVLCETDAEVENYWGQLSDGGIVLMELGEYPWSKKYGWVRDRFGVTWQLYLGEKQSEQKIIPTLMFIHQNNGKAMEAMKLYTDIFPNSKIGNVLKYGEGVGNETHEVPENVQHAHFEIDGFSFFCMDNSYDHKFDFNEGISTVVMTDNQQQTDHLWDALTTDGGTESMCGWLKDNFGLSWQIIPKKLIQLMSDSDQEKGQKVAQSMMKMQKIVIKDLEEAYHS from the coding sequence ATGAACAACAATATTTTTCCTTGTCTTTGGTACAATGGCGATGGCAAAGAATCTGCAGAATTTTATTGCAAAATATTTAGCGGAACCATCACTTCAGATACGCCGATGGTTTTAAATATTGAACTTTTCGGTCAGAAATTAATGCTGCTGAACGGCGGTCCTCAATTTGAAAAAAATGCTTCAGTTTCATTTATGGTCTTGTGCGAAACTGATGCTGAGGTTGAGAATTACTGGGGTCAGTTATCTGATGGCGGAATTGTCCTGATGGAACTTGGAGAATATCCGTGGAGTAAAAAATATGGTTGGGTTCGTGATCGGTTTGGGGTGACCTGGCAATTGTATCTGGGCGAAAAACAGAGTGAACAGAAAATCATTCCCACTTTGATGTTTATTCATCAAAACAACGGAAAAGCAATGGAAGCAATGAAGCTGTACACTGATATTTTTCCAAATTCTAAAATCGGAAATGTCCTTAAATATGGAGAAGGTGTAGGAAACGAAACCCATGAAGTTCCGGAAAATGTACAGCACGCTCATTTTGAAATTGACGGTTTTTCGTTTTTCTGTATGGATAATTCTTATGATCATAAATTTGATTTTAATGAGGGAATTTCTACGGTCGTTATGACCGATAATCAGCAGCAGACTGACCATCTTTGGGATGCTTTGACGACCGATGGCGGAACAGAAAGTATGTGCGGTTGGCTGAAAGATAACTTCGGACTCAGCTGGCAGATTATTCCTAAAAAACTGATTCAACTGATGAGTGATTCTGATCAGGAAAAAGGACAAAAGGTTGCACAATCGATGATGAAAATGCAGAAAATTGTTATTAAAGATTTGGAAGAAGCTTATCATTCTTAA
- a CDS encoding helix-hairpin-helix domain-containing protein translates to MAKSIKHTGNDHHAGSTDFLKGIIAMPARRALEREKIDSLKKLSACCEDEILQRHGFGENTLKKLKNHMSENQISFKK, encoded by the coding sequence ATGGCAAAATCTATAAAGCATACTGGTAATGATCATCATGCAGGTTCAACTGATTTTTTGAAAGGTATCATCGCAATGCCCGCAAGAAGAGCTTTGGAAAGAGAAAAAATAGATTCTTTGAAAAAACTTTCAGCCTGTTGTGAAGATGAAATCTTGCAGCGACACGGTTTTGGTGAAAACACACTCAAAAAACTGAAAAATCATATGAGCGAAAATCAGATTTCATTTAAAAAATAA
- a CDS encoding SRPBCC family protein: MNQIKIDITILAPVEKVWEYYNDPEHIVQWNFAHESWECPSCENDLRVGGKFNNRMEAKDGSFGFDFVGIYDELVQNQLIKYHLEDGRNVEIVFKKLDENTTKVEISFDPEKQNSVEMQRDGWYAILNNFHKHVENH, encoded by the coding sequence ATGAATCAGATCAAAATTGACATTACAATTCTTGCTCCCGTAGAAAAAGTTTGGGAGTATTACAACGATCCTGAGCATATTGTTCAGTGGAATTTCGCTCATGAAAGTTGGGAATGCCCTAGTTGTGAAAACGATTTGAGAGTTGGCGGAAAATTCAATAACAGAATGGAAGCCAAAGACGGCAGTTTCGGATTTGATTTTGTTGGAATTTATGATGAGTTGGTACAAAATCAACTTATAAAATATCACTTAGAAGACGGTCGAAATGTAGAAATTGTTTTTAAAAAATTAGATGAAAACACTACGAAAGTTGAGATCAGCTTCGATCCTGAAAAACAAAATTCTGTAGAAATGCAGCGTGACGGTTGGTATGCGATTCTCAATAACTTTCACAAGCATGTGGAAAATCATTAA
- a CDS encoding VOC family protein produces the protein MAKLNPYLNFDGKAEEAFNFYRTVFGGEFVGEVRKMGNAPGTENLSDDEKNRVMHIALPVGGDLLMASDIVPSFGQSLTVGNNNYVSIFPDSREDAERIFKALSEGGNVEMPLEDQFWGDYFGSFQDKFGVYWMINFSTDEGYEG, from the coding sequence ATGGCTAAATTAAATCCATACCTCAATTTTGATGGTAAAGCAGAAGAAGCGTTCAATTTTTACAGAACTGTTTTCGGCGGCGAATTCGTTGGCGAAGTTCGAAAAATGGGAAACGCTCCCGGAACCGAAAACCTATCGGATGATGAAAAAAATAGAGTAATGCATATCGCGCTTCCTGTGGGTGGCGACCTGCTGATGGCATCAGACATCGTTCCTTCATTCGGGCAGAGTCTTACCGTAGGAAACAATAATTATGTTTCTATTTTCCCGGATTCCAGAGAAGATGCAGAAAGAATTTTTAAAGCACTCTCTGAAGGTGGAAACGTGGAAATGCCTCTTGAAGATCAGTTTTGGGGCGATTATTTCGGTAGTTTTCAGGATAAATTCGGAGTCTACTGGATGATTAACTTTTCAACTGACGAAGGTTACGAAGGATAA